The DNA region ttgaattatagttataggttagattcgccgagcacagagttgggatttcataaccgtcaaataccctcaccgccggactctgtggccgctgtttgacagccagcccgcttgaggtcaccgagagagagagagagaccgaaggacaccggatcatagacaaaccaccgagacagagatagagggcgtaccccggtgaactggtgttttcaaatttcgacctgactgaattccgttgattatttttaaaaccgttcgtacttttcattcaattgtgtcttgccttagttgaaatatttctccgaaaccgtgcatgtttctttgcacccagtttaattgaaacttgacttatttccgtatatttttccgaaaccgttctttgcacttagtttaattgaaacttgacttccttccgtatatttttccgagaccgtgcatgtttctttgcacttagtttaattgaaacttgacttacttccgtatatttttccgaaaccgtgcatgtttctttgcacccagtttaattgaaacttgacttatttccgtatatttttccgaaaccgttctttgcacttagtttaattgaaacttgacttccttccgtatatttttccgagaccgtgcatgtttctttgcacttagtttaattgaaacttgacttacttccgtatatttttccgaaaccgtgcatgtttctttgcacttagtttaattgaaacttgacttacttccgtatatttttccgaaaccgtgcatgtttctttgcccTTAGTTtgattgagacttgacttacttccgtatatttttccgaaaccgtgcatgtttctttgcacttagttagttgagacttgacttacttccgtatatttccgaaaccgtccattttcctgaagtgaaattttgccagccgtccagcgccgaccagacacagccgttgacgtccacgctttagtgtacctgtctattctcttttgtgtatagtttattgtaatagaaataaatagttgaacatttatttttgttgccaattattttgccagtgagagtctatttattaaatcagtttcatctaagagtttagttagaagaggtaagtactctttctgacgcctaaagaccgttgaaaagcagacacttagaagacgctaccgccctagtcttcatcgatacccttctccactgatactcaagtctacccgggctctccaattctttggggattctgtgagagacgtggggtttgactgattgccccactggcgcccgagcaaccgtaaggagctgccagagtacgaaaagtctatcacatctggcgcccgagcagggacttctgctgttttgtgagtagttcctgttaccgtaaccgtaccgttttctttaaatactcttcactggcaaattggtaaccgttctttgtttctggcatatatccgtatagtacatattgtaaatctttattctgagtttctggtaccgtgaaaatggatgtcaaccgactgaaaagtgacgaacttacgtgggagttggaggcaagaggctgcaccgtgggacacaccgttcaggagaaaagagctcaactgagaagggccatccattccgatataccgttcattccaagagatgaaattgaccaggcacaggaaattggggtttgtggtgccaagttgttcgacttgatgggagagatatgtgagttcgattttaataatagagacaatgagttgcagcgcattaggagccggctactgcacgttcaaggccgactgagaagtctatctccggaagctgtcagtctgcttcacaagaaaaccgagctggagcactctctgaagatggctatgagattgctggagaatactcactggttaggtggtattccagagaacctgtcagccggaacaccgtcgctgattgaccaggaattaccggactgcgcatctagacttggtccaggtctgattccgtgctcaaccaccgttggagaagcagacctgttgaacttgggagaggATTGTGACATttcccgaccgaccactcatgatgaccggctgcagcaaaaccgacaagaagtttgcagattattaaccgaacaaattgaacgtacttttttgcagaaacaaccttcctaccaccgaccgcccgccgacatcctcccatttaccgttgaacaagcactgccaaccgaccgaaccagtgagCAAAACAGACCGTtaataacatcccctgagtcgAGGCGATTGacgagggagtttgccgaatcaaccaggagagtttcatttgcgtcatctcctaccgataccgctgggatgagagaagtaagaagcgaagtaccgacgaccacggaagccgaactgacgaccgaatacccgccgatgaaaccgccgaaaaccaccgaccattccaccgttcctaccgttcctgtgtggaaatggaacctgacgttcgatgggtcaaccagtgtgacctcattcctggaggaggctgagtatcttgccgaggctagaaaggtgagccacgaacagttattcgagtcaatatacgagctgttacgtagagatgcaagagactggtacattccccggagaggcaccttcaccgactggaccgacttcaaagaacaactccgagaggcctttcttcctcccgactacgaggacatccttttggaggaaatcaagaaacgcactcaaggaaccgatgaacgactcttgttgtatgtaactcgaatgcaaaatctgtttcagaagctgaccgtaaagcgaccgaccgaggaagaacaggtgaatatcatccgacgacgtttactgccagaactgcaaaccgccctggccttccaaccgacttcaaccatagaagaactgctccgaaaaggaaaagtttttgaaatggtcaaatggcaaaccgctaactatgcttcgccaccgatccaaaagagtctcatcaacgaaccgcatcttaccttccgaaattccccaccgaacgtcaaaccgatcggaatgcacctgaACACTCCGAACCACACCGAACCGTCTGAAAAACCGAAAGTAGCTCAGAGCTCTGCAATACCCCAGCGACAGGATGAACCGAAAAAGTCGAACCGACCGTCAACCGAaccccagtgctggagatgtggtggcaAGGGTCATCTCCGAGCACAATGCACCTCGAAACCGCTGctgttctgctctcgatgtggtaagaggGGTGTCATGTCTAGGGATTGTAAGTGTCCGTTAAACTACTAAGGAACTGTCCGAAACCGGGGATCCGTCAGTTCCAAGCAACCCCATCCTCGGTCCATGAGAAAGAAAAACCTACCGATTACCGTCCGATAATTAATGTTTTtgtaggagacaaggagttcccaGCACTGTTGGACACCGGAGCCACCAGGTCCTttatcagcagtgaagtggccgCCTACTGCAGGGTAGTGGGTATACAACCGGATTATGTTagggacgttaccaccaccgtcgctaacggaagttcaataccgattaaagaaatatataccGCACCGGTCCGAATTGGGTCTGAAATTATGGAAGCTAAAttgttgttagtttcagatttaccgatcaatgtagtactgggaatggatatACTGAGGACACACAACTTTTCCATtaatctccaaaccgccgaatgttTCCTGAATGGAAGGTCCATCCAAGCCCGGCTCAGCGAGCCAGAGAACCGAGGACAACTACATGCGATAGGACCGCTTTTGTCGAACCTGAGTGGAGAAGAGAAAGTCAGGCTGGAGGAGTTTCTACAGACCGAATTGCAGGCATTCGAGAAGCTCCGAGGAACAACTCCACTGATACAACACCGAATTAAACTCAAAccaggcaccgaaccgatcaagcaACGTTACCGTCCCCAAAATCCGAAGATGCAGGAGATAATAAACAATGAGGTCGACCGAATGCTGGCCGAAGGCATTATAGAACCGTCTTCAtccccgtggagttcaccgataGTAATTGTCAAGAAAAAGGATGGTAAACCCCGATTTTGTATAGATTTCCGAATGGTTAACAATGTCTCCGTTAAAGATGCCTATCCGTTGCCttatatttcaggaattttaGACAAGTTGAGAAAAGCCAAGTATATATCCACTATTGATTTGAAACAGGGTTATTGGCAGGTACCGTTAGCCCCCGAGAGTCGACCGATCACCGCATTTACCGTCCCTGGCCGTGGGCTGTTCCAGTTCAAAGTAATGgcttttggtctgcattccgcaCCGGCATCCTTTCAACGTCTTTTAGACCGAGTTATTGGCCCTGAGATGGAACCGGATGCATTTGCGTACCTACTTGGATGACATAGTAGTTCTTGGAGAAACATTGGACGAACATCTTGACAACTTAAGGAAAGTTTTCCACCGCCTCAGGGAGGCCAACCTGCAATTAAATCCGGAAAAATGTGAGTTTGTAAGAAAATCATTGAAGTATCTGGGACATGTAGTAACCGAGGACGGCATTTGTACCGATCCTGATAAGATTTCAGCCATAAATGAGATGCCTGCACCGAAATCCGTACGAGAGTTGAGAAGTTTCCTTGGTGTTGCTTCATGGTACCGAAGATTCATCGAAGACTTCTCCAAAGTTGTGACTCCGTTGACCGCATTACTCAAGAAGAAGCAAACCTGGAAATGGGGGACCGCCCAACAGACCGCTTTTGAGACCCTGAAACAGAAATTGACCCACTCACCGGTATTGGCCTGTCCGGACTTTTCAAAACCGTTCGTCCTTCAAACCGATGCATCCGATGCAGGACTGGGAGCTGCCCTGACACAGACCGTTGATGGACAGGAAAAAGTAATCGCTTATGCTAGCAGGACCTTGTCAggtccagagaaaaattactctgttacagaaaaggaatgtctggCAATAGTTTGGAGCATTGACAAGCTGCGTCCGTATCTAGAAGGCTACCGTTTTACCGTTATAACCGACCACATGAGCTTGCGATGGCTGCAATCTATCAAGTCTCCCACCGGAAGAATTGCGAGATGGAGCATATTTCTACAGCAATACGACTTCGAGATAAAGTGCATgtgcatgtgcatctcaattcgaaaactgtgtgaaatttcaagatttggttcgaattgaatcaacagttttcgaggaattgatatcacactttgccgaattgaccactgaaatctcaattcctatctgaactatcgaactgaaattcaacatgtgcatctcaattcgaaaactacgtgcagtttcaagatttggttcgaatcgatccaatagttccttaggaattgaaatgatattttgccgaatcgactactgaaatcttcattcctatcagaactaacgatctgaaattcaacatgtgcatctcaattcgaaaactatgtgcagtttcaagatttggctcgaattggttcaacagtttttgaggaattgatatcacactttgccgaatagaccactgaaatctcaattcctatcagaactatcgaactgaaattcaacatatgcatctcatttcgaaaattatgttcagtttcaagatttggttcgaattgatccaacagttttcgaggaattgatatcacaatttgccgaatagaccactagaatctcaattcctatctgcactatcgaactgaaattcaacatgtgcatctcaattcgaaaactatgtgcagtttcaagatttggttcgaattgatacaacagtttttgaggaattgatatcacactttgccgaagagaccactgaaatctcaattcctatctgaactatcgaactgaaattcaacatgtgcatctcaattcgaaatctatgtgcagtttcaagatttggttcgaattgatccaacagttttcgaggaattgatatcacactttgtcgatttgaccactgaaatctcaattcctatcagaactatcgaactgaaattcaacatgtgcatctcaatccgaaaactatgtgcagtttcaagatttggttcgaattgatccaatagttccttaggaattgaaatgatattttgtcgaatcgacttctgaaatctccattatcgaactaaaattcaacatgtgcatcacaaatcaaaaactgtgtacagtttcgggatttgggacgaattgatccaatagttccttaggaattgaaatgatattttgtcgattcgaccactgaaatctcaattcctatctgaactatcgaactgaatttcaacatgtgcaactcatttcgaaaactatgtgcagtttcaagatttggttcgaattgaaccaagagttttcgaggaattgatatcacactttgccgtatagatcactgaaatctcaattcttatctgcactatcgaactgaaattcaacatgtgcatctcaattcgaaaactatgtgcagtttcaagatttggttcgaattgatccaatagtacctcaggaattgaaatgatattttgccgaatcgactactgaaatcttcattcctactgaaattcaacatgtgcatctcaatccgaaaacaatgtaaagtttcaagatttggttcgaattgatccaacagttttcgaggatttgatatgacactttgccgaatagaccactgaaatctcaattcctatcagaactatcgaactgaaattcaacatatgcatctcatttcgaaaagtatgttcagtttcaagatttggttcgaattgatccaacagttttctaggaattgatatcacaatttgtcgatttgaccactgaaatctcaattcctatctgaactatcgaactgaaattcaacatgtgcatctcaattcgaaatctatgtgcagtttcaagatttggttcgaattgatccaacagttttcgaggaattgatatcacactttgtcgatttgaccactgaaatctcaattcctatctgaactatcgaactgaaattcaacatgtgcatctcaatccgaaaactatgtgcagtttcaagatttggttcgaattgatccaatagttccttaggaattgaaatgatattttgtcgaatcgacttctgaaatctccattatcgaactaaaattcaacatgtgcatcacaaatcaaaaactgtgtacagtttcgggatttgggtcgaattgatccaatagttccttaggaattgaaatgatattttgtcgattcgaccactgaaatctcaattcctatctgaactatcgaactgaatttcaacatgtgcaactcatttcgaaaactatgtgcagtttcaagatttggttcgaattgaaccaacagttttcgaggaattgatatcacactttgccgtatagatcactgaaatctcaattattatctacactatcgaactgaaattcaacatgtgcatctcaattcgaaaactatgtgcagtttcaagatttggttcgaattgatccaacagttttcgaggaattgatatcacactttgccgaattgaccactgaaatctcaattcctatctgaactatcgaactgaaattcaaaatgtgcatctcaattcgaaaactatgtgcagtttcaagatttggttcgaatcgatccaatagttccttaggaattgaaatgatattttgccgaatcgactactgaaatctccattcctatcagaactatcgatctgaaattcaacatgtgcatctcaattcgaaaactatgtgcagtttcaagatttgggtcgaattggttcaacagtttttgaggaattgatatcacactttgccgaatagaccactgaaatctcaattcctatctgcactatcgaactgaaattaaacatgtgcatctcaattcgaaaactatgtgcagtttcaagatttggttcgaattgatccaacagttttcgaggaattgatatcacactttgccgaattgaccactgaaatcccaattcctatctgaactatcgaactgaaattcaaactgtgcatctcaattcgaaaactatgtgcagtttcaaaatttggttcgaattgatccaatagttttcgaggaattgatatcacactttgccgaattgaccactgaaatctcaattcctatctgagctatcgaactgaaattcaacatgtgcatctatattcgaaaactatgtgcagtttcaaaatttggttcgaattgatccaacaattttcgaggaattgatatcacactttgccgaattgaccactgaaatctcaattcttat from Coccinella septempunctata chromosome 1, icCocSept1.1, whole genome shotgun sequence includes:
- the LOC123319737 gene encoding uncharacterized protein LOC123319737, with amino-acid sequence MHLNTPNHTEPSEKPKVAQSSAIPQRQDEPKKSNRPSTEPQCWRCGGKGHLRAQCTSKPLLFCSRCGDKEFPALLDTGATRSFISSEVAAYCRVVGIQPDYVRDVTTTVANGSSIPIKEIYTAPVRIGSEIMEAKLLLVSDLPINVVLGMDILRTHNFSINLQTAECFLNGRSIQARLSEPENRGQLHAIGPLLSNLSGEEKVRLEEFLQTELQAFEKLRGTTPLIQHRIKLKPGTEPIKQRYRPQNPKMQEIINNEVDRMLAEGIIEPSSSPWSSPIVIVKKKDGILDKLRKAKYISTIDLKQGYWQVPLAPESRPITAFTVPGRGLFQFKVMAFGLHSAPASFQRLLDRVIGPEMEPDAFAYLLG